One window of the Lytechinus variegatus isolate NC3 chromosome 3, Lvar_3.0, whole genome shotgun sequence genome contains the following:
- the LOC121410897 gene encoding F-box DNA helicase 1-like isoform X1, translating into MEGQDGGRSTPLNQPHSSSSVPVADLEIRSNAGPVVKRKKVIQMNDEQCLSHSMTAEGAMPLTNPKPQGLSKSRNWDANRGLYPRQKSSRNHWSPKKGSNARPGHPALLGSPMKQGKLDAYFPISPKKTPNSNLPSNRDYAQTNPNHACPQSFGNKQNESSAGTSSWKSPGKCTHATLGTLPASGNHKASPQYTTSTPVTNVGNCNTFPASTSSKSGHSSVKSLFQAKGTSRHSTDIVKAFEEDDFITAEMFDHALGSNEQDQSSQGLMSSVKTEEKYPETADFEKALDEEDPLTTEEFDDILQSSQSPVKFGPLKSSPKKTTFGLLGEEDQSFSDDIEDDVDHFNRLPDELLENIFGQLPILDMCLTASSVCKRWNSIISSERFTPWKKRYHQMKKIQNSAYIQQIEVLISNGRGITSRDCLMRLIEYMKNLRVSDKSAVNYLKDHPRYNEAVQVMKGRTPNIFENQVNFNDDVPHPWCTVATIVILSQSAHEVLRVLDCLLLRKEPVSRMDVSECLYCLASALFLFQKRFKINRGLHYRVFHALHILESDGAGNDEEMTNTARRSNRGQQSLFRYGQRQGISLTPEQLRIINHNLLPTDTIKIIAFAGTGKTTTLIKFAQLRPHLSFLYIAFNKTVQQQAVEKFPKNVECRTLHSLAYRAVGFKYKGKMGTMLKPYFITSLLPKVDKKEVKIHHMTLAKYVCTTINHFLASDDEFITTAHAPTMDTTRVPRRELDHSTRMVIANAAEKVFQSLCDVNNKDAKITHDVYMKLYELQHPTLEGYDCLLIDEAQDLTLAQQSILLKQRCAKILVGDPHQQIYSFRGATNAMARVQATRMYHLTQSFRFGPEIAYVASCLLEVLKQETKSTIIGTGPKGQVDGGCVGQLATICRSNATLFTEAVKLVDNNENAKIQFSGGIEGYGFDKILDLYYLSLPPEQRGNYKMKDKFISRFKTFEAIKAYANTVDDMELQSRIKLVMQYHSRIPSLVQKIKRAAVKMNGAYLLTTAHKAKGLEYDTVKLTDDFLNDPYEQIPVGTQSLEDEKNILYVAVTRAKKSLQLNRSLKDYLSKVQEKFEYPVLASKVKGESGPPKCQECGTVQNDEQQLLLLERKQIKLTHSVRPMTIDGGFVCPKCVEAPGFEELYGKPPPTEEELLAMERAEIAQQQAIGLFILFNP; encoded by the exons ATGGAAGGTCAGGATGGAGGTAGAAGCACTCCTTTGAACCAACCACACTCAAGTTCATCAGTACCTGTGGCAGACCTTGAGATAAGATCTAATGCTGGACCTGTGgtaaagagaaagaaagtaaTTCAGATGAATGATGAGCAGTGCCTTAGCCACTCTATGACTGCAGAAGGGGCAATGCCACTTACCAATCCTAAACCACAAGGATTGTCAAAGTCACGGAATTGGGATGCCAACAGGGGACTTTATCCAAGACAGAAATCTTCCAGAAATCATTGGAGCCCGAAGAAAGGAAGCAATGCTCGTCCGGGACATCCTGCTTTATTGGGATCACCTATGAAGCAAGGAAAACTTGATGCATATTTTCCAATATCACCTAAGAAGACACCCAACAGTAATCTGCCAAGCAACAGGGATTATGCACAAACCAATCCAAATCATGCATGTCCTCAGTCTTTTGGTAACAAGCAAAATGAATCCTCAGCTGGTACAAGTAGCTGGAAAAGTCCAGGAAAGTGTACTCATGCGACTTTAGGAACTCTGCCTGCCAGTGGAAATCACAAAGCCAGCCCTCAGTATACCACATCCACTCCTGTGACCAATGTAGGAAACTGTAATACATTTCCTGCTTCAACTAGTTCAAAAAGTGGTCATTCTTCAGTGAAATCTCTGTTTCAAGCAAAAGGTACATCAAGACATTCTACAGATATTGTTAAAGCATTTGAGGAAGATGACTTTATAACGGCTGAAATGTTTGATCATGCTTTGGGAAGCAATGAGCAAGACCAGTCATCCCAAGGGTTGATGTCGTCAGTCAAGACTGAAGAAAAATACCCAGAGACTGCAGACTTTGAGAAGGCACTGGATGAGGAAGATCCGCTGACAACAGAGGAGTTTGATGATATTCTGCAATCCTCGCAAAGTCCTGTCAAATTTGGACCCCTGAAATCCTCACCGAAGAAGACTACCTTTGGTCTCCTTGGAGAAGAAGACCAGTCATTTTCTGATGATATAGAAGATGACGTGGATCATTTTAATCGTCTTCCTGATGAGCTTCTGGAGAACATCTTTGGCCAGTTACCCATTCTGGATATGTGCCTTACAGCATCTAGTGTTTGTAAGAGGTGGAACAGCATCATATCAAGTGAAAGG TTCACTCCATGGAAAAAGAGGTACCACCAGATGAAGAAAATTCAGAATTCTGCATACATCCAGCAAATTGAAGTCCTGATCTCAAATGGAAGGGGAATAACAAGTAGAGATTGTTTGATGCGACTTATAGA GTATATGAAGAACTTACGTGTTTCAGATAAGTCTGCTGTAAATTATCTGAAGGACCACCCAAGGTACAATGAAGCAGTACAAGTTATGAAAGGAAGGACACCAAACATCTTTGAAAATCAAGTAAATTTCAATGATGAT GTCCCTCACCCGTGGTGTACCGTTGCAACTATTGTGATATTATCACAGTCGGCTCATGAAGTGTTGCGTGTGTTAGACTGTCTTCTACTGAGGAAGGAACCAGTTTCAAGAATGGATGTATCGGAGTGTTTGTACTGCCTTGCATCAGCTCTATTTCTCTTCCAGAAGAGATTCAAGATTAACAGAGG ACTTCACTACAGGGTATTTCATGCCTTACATATCCTGGAGAGCGATGGGGCTGGTAATGATGAAGAGATGACAAACACTGCTAGAAGAAGCAATAGAGGACAACAGTCACTCTTCAGATACGG TCAGAGGCAAGGTATAAGCCTGACTCCAGAGCAGCTGCGGATCATCAATCATAATCTTCTCCCTACAGATACTATCAAAATCATTGCCTTTGCAG GTACGGGGAAGACAACAACTCTCATCAAATTTGCTCAGTTGAGACCACATCTCAGCTTTCTCTACATCGCATTCAACAA AACAGTGCAGCAACAAGCAGTGGAGAAGTTTCCAAAGAACGTTGAATGCAGGACCCTTCATTCTCTTGCATATAGGGCAGTAGGCTTCAA GTACAAAGGTAAGATGGGTACCATGCTGAAGCCATACTTTATCACTTCACTCTTGCCGAAGGTCGATAAAAAAGAGGTAAAGATACATCACATGACCCTTGCCAAGTATGTCTGCACAACCATCAATCACTTCTTGGCTTCAGACGATGAGTTCATCACCACTGCTCATGCTCCAACGATGGACACGACGCGTGTACCTAGGCGGGAATTGGATCACAGCACCAGAATG GTTATTGCAAATGCTGCAGAAAAAGTGTTCCAATCTCTGTGTGATGTGAACAACAAAGATGCTAAAATAACACACGATG tttACATGAAGTTGTATGAGCTCCAGCATCCGACACTTGAAGGCTATGACTGTCTGCTTATTGATGAAGCTCAAGATCTCACACTAG CTCAGCAGAGTATCTTGCTTAAGCAGCGGTGTGCTAAGATCTTGGTGGGTGATCCGCATCAGCAGATCTATAGCTTCAGAGGTGCTACCAATGCTATGGCAAGAGTGCAAGCCACAAGGATGTACCACCTCACACAG TCCTTCAGGTTTGGTCCTGAGATTGCTTATGTTGCTAGCTGTCTTCTAGAAGTACTCAAACAGGAAACTAAGAGCACAATAATTGGTACAGGACCTAAAG GTCAAGTAGATGGAGGTTGTGTAGGTCAGCTTGCTACCATATGCCGCAGCAATGCCACTCTTTTCACCGAGGCAGTCAAGTTGGTCGACAATAATGAGAATGCCAAGATCCAGTTCTCTGGT GGCATAGAAGGCTATGGCTTTGACAAGATCTTGGACTTGTACTACTTGAGTCTACCGCCAGAGCAAAGAG GAAATTACAAGATGAAGGATAAATTCATCTCTCGATTCAAGACTTTTGAAGCAATTAAGGCCTACGCTAATACAGTTGATGACATGGAACTGCAATCGCGCATCAAACTTGTCATGCAGTATCATTCCAGAATACCAAGTTTGGTCCAGAAAATAAAACGAGCAGCAGTCAAAATGAATGGAG CATACCTCCTTACAACTGCCCATAAAGCTAAAGGATTGGAGTATGACACTGTGAAACTCACAGATGACTTCTTAAATGATCCTTATGAGCAGATACCTGTTG GCACTCAGAGTCTAGAAGATGAGAAGAACATTCTATATGTAGCTGTTACTAGAGCCAAGAAAAGTCTTCAACTCAACAGATCCTTGAAAGACTATCTCAGCAAAGTTCAG GAAAAGTTTGAATATCCAGTTCTTGCTAGCAAGGTGAAAGGAGAAAGTGGGCCTCCAAAATGCCAAGAATGTGGAACAGTCCAGAATGATGAACAACAGCttcttcttttagaaagaaaacaaataaagctG
- the LOC121410897 gene encoding F-box DNA helicase 1-like isoform X2, with translation MEGQDGGRSTPLNQPHSSSSVPVADLEIRSNAGPVVKRKKVIQMNDEQCLSHSMTAEGAMPLTNPKPQGLSKSRNWDANRGLYPRQKSSRNHWSPKKGSNARPGHPALLGSPMKQGKLDAYFPISPKKTPNSNLPSNRDYAQTNPNHACPQSFGNKQNESSAGTSSWKSPGKCTHATLGTLPASGNHKASPQYTTSTPVTNVGNCNTFPASTSSKSGHSSVKSLFQAKGTSRHSTDIVKAFEEDDFITAEMFDHALGSNEQDQSSQGLMSSVKTEEKYPETADFEKALDEEDPLTTEEFDDILQSSQSPVKFGPLKSSPKKTTFGLLGEEDQSFSDDIEDDVDHFNRLPDELLENIFGQLPILDMCLTASSVCKRWNSIISSERFTPWKKRYHQMKKIQNSAYIQQIEVLISNGRGITSRDCLMRLIEYMKNLRVSDKSAVNYLKDHPRYNEAVQVMKGRTPNIFENQVPHPWCTVATIVILSQSAHEVLRVLDCLLLRKEPVSRMDVSECLYCLASALFLFQKRFKINRGLHYRVFHALHILESDGAGNDEEMTNTARRSNRGQQSLFRYGQRQGISLTPEQLRIINHNLLPTDTIKIIAFAGTGKTTTLIKFAQLRPHLSFLYIAFNKTVQQQAVEKFPKNVECRTLHSLAYRAVGFKYKGKMGTMLKPYFITSLLPKVDKKEVKIHHMTLAKYVCTTINHFLASDDEFITTAHAPTMDTTRVPRRELDHSTRMVIANAAEKVFQSLCDVNNKDAKITHDVYMKLYELQHPTLEGYDCLLIDEAQDLTLAQQSILLKQRCAKILVGDPHQQIYSFRGATNAMARVQATRMYHLTQSFRFGPEIAYVASCLLEVLKQETKSTIIGTGPKGQVDGGCVGQLATICRSNATLFTEAVKLVDNNENAKIQFSGGIEGYGFDKILDLYYLSLPPEQRGNYKMKDKFISRFKTFEAIKAYANTVDDMELQSRIKLVMQYHSRIPSLVQKIKRAAVKMNGAYLLTTAHKAKGLEYDTVKLTDDFLNDPYEQIPVGTQSLEDEKNILYVAVTRAKKSLQLNRSLKDYLSKVQEKFEYPVLASKVKGESGPPKCQECGTVQNDEQQLLLLERKQIKLTHSVRPMTIDGGFVCPKCVEAPGFEELYGKPPPTEEELLAMERAEIAQQQAIGLFILFNP, from the exons ATGGAAGGTCAGGATGGAGGTAGAAGCACTCCTTTGAACCAACCACACTCAAGTTCATCAGTACCTGTGGCAGACCTTGAGATAAGATCTAATGCTGGACCTGTGgtaaagagaaagaaagtaaTTCAGATGAATGATGAGCAGTGCCTTAGCCACTCTATGACTGCAGAAGGGGCAATGCCACTTACCAATCCTAAACCACAAGGATTGTCAAAGTCACGGAATTGGGATGCCAACAGGGGACTTTATCCAAGACAGAAATCTTCCAGAAATCATTGGAGCCCGAAGAAAGGAAGCAATGCTCGTCCGGGACATCCTGCTTTATTGGGATCACCTATGAAGCAAGGAAAACTTGATGCATATTTTCCAATATCACCTAAGAAGACACCCAACAGTAATCTGCCAAGCAACAGGGATTATGCACAAACCAATCCAAATCATGCATGTCCTCAGTCTTTTGGTAACAAGCAAAATGAATCCTCAGCTGGTACAAGTAGCTGGAAAAGTCCAGGAAAGTGTACTCATGCGACTTTAGGAACTCTGCCTGCCAGTGGAAATCACAAAGCCAGCCCTCAGTATACCACATCCACTCCTGTGACCAATGTAGGAAACTGTAATACATTTCCTGCTTCAACTAGTTCAAAAAGTGGTCATTCTTCAGTGAAATCTCTGTTTCAAGCAAAAGGTACATCAAGACATTCTACAGATATTGTTAAAGCATTTGAGGAAGATGACTTTATAACGGCTGAAATGTTTGATCATGCTTTGGGAAGCAATGAGCAAGACCAGTCATCCCAAGGGTTGATGTCGTCAGTCAAGACTGAAGAAAAATACCCAGAGACTGCAGACTTTGAGAAGGCACTGGATGAGGAAGATCCGCTGACAACAGAGGAGTTTGATGATATTCTGCAATCCTCGCAAAGTCCTGTCAAATTTGGACCCCTGAAATCCTCACCGAAGAAGACTACCTTTGGTCTCCTTGGAGAAGAAGACCAGTCATTTTCTGATGATATAGAAGATGACGTGGATCATTTTAATCGTCTTCCTGATGAGCTTCTGGAGAACATCTTTGGCCAGTTACCCATTCTGGATATGTGCCTTACAGCATCTAGTGTTTGTAAGAGGTGGAACAGCATCATATCAAGTGAAAGG TTCACTCCATGGAAAAAGAGGTACCACCAGATGAAGAAAATTCAGAATTCTGCATACATCCAGCAAATTGAAGTCCTGATCTCAAATGGAAGGGGAATAACAAGTAGAGATTGTTTGATGCGACTTATAGA GTATATGAAGAACTTACGTGTTTCAGATAAGTCTGCTGTAAATTATCTGAAGGACCACCCAAGGTACAATGAAGCAGTACAAGTTATGAAAGGAAGGACACCAAACATCTTTGAAAATCAA GTCCCTCACCCGTGGTGTACCGTTGCAACTATTGTGATATTATCACAGTCGGCTCATGAAGTGTTGCGTGTGTTAGACTGTCTTCTACTGAGGAAGGAACCAGTTTCAAGAATGGATGTATCGGAGTGTTTGTACTGCCTTGCATCAGCTCTATTTCTCTTCCAGAAGAGATTCAAGATTAACAGAGG ACTTCACTACAGGGTATTTCATGCCTTACATATCCTGGAGAGCGATGGGGCTGGTAATGATGAAGAGATGACAAACACTGCTAGAAGAAGCAATAGAGGACAACAGTCACTCTTCAGATACGG TCAGAGGCAAGGTATAAGCCTGACTCCAGAGCAGCTGCGGATCATCAATCATAATCTTCTCCCTACAGATACTATCAAAATCATTGCCTTTGCAG GTACGGGGAAGACAACAACTCTCATCAAATTTGCTCAGTTGAGACCACATCTCAGCTTTCTCTACATCGCATTCAACAA AACAGTGCAGCAACAAGCAGTGGAGAAGTTTCCAAAGAACGTTGAATGCAGGACCCTTCATTCTCTTGCATATAGGGCAGTAGGCTTCAA GTACAAAGGTAAGATGGGTACCATGCTGAAGCCATACTTTATCACTTCACTCTTGCCGAAGGTCGATAAAAAAGAGGTAAAGATACATCACATGACCCTTGCCAAGTATGTCTGCACAACCATCAATCACTTCTTGGCTTCAGACGATGAGTTCATCACCACTGCTCATGCTCCAACGATGGACACGACGCGTGTACCTAGGCGGGAATTGGATCACAGCACCAGAATG GTTATTGCAAATGCTGCAGAAAAAGTGTTCCAATCTCTGTGTGATGTGAACAACAAAGATGCTAAAATAACACACGATG tttACATGAAGTTGTATGAGCTCCAGCATCCGACACTTGAAGGCTATGACTGTCTGCTTATTGATGAAGCTCAAGATCTCACACTAG CTCAGCAGAGTATCTTGCTTAAGCAGCGGTGTGCTAAGATCTTGGTGGGTGATCCGCATCAGCAGATCTATAGCTTCAGAGGTGCTACCAATGCTATGGCAAGAGTGCAAGCCACAAGGATGTACCACCTCACACAG TCCTTCAGGTTTGGTCCTGAGATTGCTTATGTTGCTAGCTGTCTTCTAGAAGTACTCAAACAGGAAACTAAGAGCACAATAATTGGTACAGGACCTAAAG GTCAAGTAGATGGAGGTTGTGTAGGTCAGCTTGCTACCATATGCCGCAGCAATGCCACTCTTTTCACCGAGGCAGTCAAGTTGGTCGACAATAATGAGAATGCCAAGATCCAGTTCTCTGGT GGCATAGAAGGCTATGGCTTTGACAAGATCTTGGACTTGTACTACTTGAGTCTACCGCCAGAGCAAAGAG GAAATTACAAGATGAAGGATAAATTCATCTCTCGATTCAAGACTTTTGAAGCAATTAAGGCCTACGCTAATACAGTTGATGACATGGAACTGCAATCGCGCATCAAACTTGTCATGCAGTATCATTCCAGAATACCAAGTTTGGTCCAGAAAATAAAACGAGCAGCAGTCAAAATGAATGGAG CATACCTCCTTACAACTGCCCATAAAGCTAAAGGATTGGAGTATGACACTGTGAAACTCACAGATGACTTCTTAAATGATCCTTATGAGCAGATACCTGTTG GCACTCAGAGTCTAGAAGATGAGAAGAACATTCTATATGTAGCTGTTACTAGAGCCAAGAAAAGTCTTCAACTCAACAGATCCTTGAAAGACTATCTCAGCAAAGTTCAG GAAAAGTTTGAATATCCAGTTCTTGCTAGCAAGGTGAAAGGAGAAAGTGGGCCTCCAAAATGCCAAGAATGTGGAACAGTCCAGAATGATGAACAACAGCttcttcttttagaaagaaaacaaataaagctG